The Pseudorca crassidens isolate mPseCra1 chromosome 3, mPseCra1.hap1, whole genome shotgun sequence genome includes the window ATACCCAAGTAGGTTGAAACTCCTTCAATGTGCCAACAGCagcttttattactttatagtcCCATATTTCAACATTATCCAATAGAGCCTGACATGTGATAGCTGCTAATTTGTTATCTGGGCTTGTTAGTCACACTGGAAGCAACTGataaaaattctctctctcctaATTGGAGTGTTGATAAAGGTTCAGAAGCcctgtagaaaacaaaaagccaCTGTCTCCttggaggaagagacaccagggaagtGAGCAGAGGCCAAGAAGGGAAATACCCAGAATCTAGAAGACAAATGTGCCAAATGCATCATTTTACTCAAGGTCAGGGATGTGTTTATGTAacacttttcaaatgaaaaaccCTCAATTCCTGTCTTACCTTTTCATTATTGGgaaaatatgtatgtacatacacagCCTAAATTAGGCTTCACACAGCTTCAGAGTGCCCTCTTCTGTGGCCATAATAGCTCTGAACTTTGTTTTCCCCTTGAGGCTTACTAGGGTTTACCCTGCCCTGCAGCCCTCATTCTGACACCAGAAAACAGTGAAATTAACAAACATAACATGGGAAACAAAAGGCCTTACTGATGATTCCAGTATGGAAAAAGAGagcatttgaattaattttaatatagtaaaaGATCTTACATATAAAACCCCACTATCAAATGAGACCCAGCCAGAAAGGAAGTTGCCTTTCCACTTTTAATGAGTgacaaaccccaaaacaatgtGTTACTTCATTTGAAACCAGGGAGGCTATTTTCTTCCAGCTGGACATTGGGGGGAAGACAGAGAAGGTGGTTCATCACCACCCACTGCTTTAAAAAGGAAGCATGAGCCCCTGGTGCTTATACTAGAGGCTGCATTTCTCTTCTATAAGTCCCCCACCCTGTCCATATTAATTAGACAGATGCCTAAATCTTCACTAGTAGGTGTCAGGGAAAATGCATGGTCTCACGGCTAAAAGATGAAATGTTACCTTCTAATTCCAGAgacaggaatttttaaaacagaactcACTCATCTACAATGAGTTTCTGTACTAAAACTAAATTTGTTTCTCTAAGTGACAGATCCCTGATGTGTATAGCAGGATCTTCTCCTGATAACTGTATTTTTTAACTTCAgctttaaaattatacaaataaatacaagtaGACAGCGATTCTGATTAAAATAAAGATGCATGTGTTACTGATATCAGTTTATTGTAGCATTACAATGATTAAAGTCCTTTATTGTCACAGGGAAGAGTAAAGGTCAATTTTAATGCATATATACTTTACCTTAATGcaatactttaaaaggaaaaaaaaagcatcaggGGTTCTTTAGTGCTATGCAGCTCTTTTGCACTTATTCCTCAAATTTCTCTATTGCTTTGGCAATTATATACTCCAGTTGGATGCTCCTTCCCCATTCTTGTGTAAATCCTCCAAAGCAGGAAGAACAAATGCCCAAAAGCCATTGCCATAGTTCTGTAAAAGACACAACTAAATAGAAGTCTCAAGACTTCAAATGCTGACCAAGGCATAATTTGGATGAGCAAATTTCAGActtgaattattttatatgtagaattTGTTCTTAAAATTTAGAAAGACATACAGCaaagtttgttttttcatatgGCTCTACTTAAATTATTgtgagcaaaaaagaaaatgaattttcgaATAAATAACTGATGGACTGCAGAAGTCTCCCTCATGTTATCCACCATAGTCCCTTTCAAGCATTACATATGCATAGACAAACCATCCACTAAGTTCCCATAGTTCTTATACTTTCTCTATATTAATGGGAGACGATGCTTACTCTCAGTTTAGGTCCGAGAAAAAGATACCAAATGGAGCTTTGTTCGGTTTGGCAAACAATAAAATGGCTACAAGTGACAGAGCTGTCTTTTCACCTTAATTTTAACACAAGTGAACTTTTTCATTGGCAACTTTTGCAACATGGCTCTCAAAACAGCCCAAGCAATCATTCAAAAGGTACACATGAAGGGAGAGGGGCGTAAGAATCAATAATGTTGTGCAATTATTGGAAAACGAATTTAACTATAACAAACCTCTTGACCCCGGTCACATGGATGGAAATTTACATTCAAATGGAGCACCGAAAAACTTCCCTTCTGGGGACAGTAAAGATAACCAGTTTTTCAGCAGGAGTGGCAAGGCTGAAAGAATACTTTTAAGGGGAAGAAAGCTTGGAGTACTGCACATATTCAAATGGCAAGAGGCCGGTTTCCTGGCAAACCTGTGTTGCAGGGCAGTCAGGCCAAGGAGCAAATGTACAAGAGTCTCCAGGACTCTGCAGAGAGAGCACACCTAGCTAGTTCTTTAGGGCCTCATTATTTAAGGTAAGCGCCTGTGAGGTCACAGATCGGGGGCCCATTCTACTGAAAGCCCAAATTTCCCTTTTGGGAACCAAAGTCGTGGTTAACTAAGTGTCCTGGACGTCCTGCAGAACAAATCCTGTGCAGTGTTAGGATGCGCTAAACAGACCTATCTCCCTATCCGAAAAGGGCGAGGGGTGGAATTAGGAGGAAAAGAATCTGCTTCTTTTGGATAAACTTGCTCTTTCAGTTTCCAAGGGGAGTGCCAGCTAGAGCTCGGGCCCACCTGGAAAACGCCACCCCGTGGGACTTGCTGGTCTTTCTGGTCTCTAGAGCTTGGCTGGACCTAGAAGCGCCGGTTTCCGCAAACCTTAACTGTTGTTTACCCTCTCTTCAGCTGGTCCTGGGGCGTAGGCGGAGGGAAGGCTCCAGTCGGGATTAGTTTTCAGTGCGCGCTGAGCGCACGCCAGACCTCAGAGAGGGCGCAAGGCTCGGGGATTCCCTGCACGTGGCACGCCCCCCCCCCCTTGCCCCAGCGCGCGCAGCGTGGTCGGCGGGCGCCTCCCACAGTAGGTAAGTGGCGATGCCAGCCAGTTCAGACTCGCCAGCAACCTGTAATAACAGAAGTCCGCTCTCCCTTCCCAATGACTGTCAGCTTCTTTGGTGAGTGCTGACACCAAGGCAGGCAAGGGTAAATTCGTTCTACCTCGCTCTGCCCCACTGCTCTAGCCTTGTACTTACAGGTCCACTCTAAGAGACAACTTCCAGCCACTTGTTTTGAAtccaagaaaacaaagcatggggCTGTTCCCGGGCGAGTTACTCTGGGAATCTGCACCAGGAGGCGGAGATTCCCGGGGACACCTTAGGCACCGGGAAAAGCAGACCCTCCCAGATTTCCCGACTAGGAATTTAGTGCACAGGGACTCGTGAGGGCATAAAGGgaagatggaaaaggaaataagggATGAGACCGCAAAAACAGTGAACGTTTCTAGGGCAAGAAGGCGGGCAGGGATGGGGTTGCTGGGGAATGAAGCAAAGTCCTGAACCTTAAGTTCAAGTTGTAGCAGTGAGGCGATCAGGTGGGAGCCTTTAGTGGGCGCGGCGGCTGGGTGTAcactttcttcttctgtgtggATTTTTTGCCTTGAACGGGTAAGGCTTAAACTTCCGCCGCGAAGATTTGGgggcagaagagggaggaggcaATTGCTGGAATCAAAAGTGATTCCCAGACCAAAGTTTGAGCCAAGGTCGCCTCTCACAGACTCTAGGTTTTTCCCAGACTCTCTTGCCCCGCGGCTGTATCCTCTTTGCATGGGGCTCCCTCCTTCCCCGCTGGGAatagagggctgggggagggggagggggtctggAAGCAGCGCGCGGAGCAGATGTGAATGTTAGAGGAAAAGTAGCAAAGGTTTTGATTCCAGAGGGCTGGGTGGAGTGGGCCTACGCGCCAGCTACGCCTCCATCATCATCGGCGGCAGAACTTGCACTTTATGATCTTCTTAAATGCGTTTTGGAAGTCCTTGTTGAAGTAGGCGTAAATGACAGGGTTGAGCAGAGAGTTGGAGTAGCCCAGCCAGTTGATTATGGCGCCCAACAGGGTGGGCATGTGGCAGCTGCTTTCGCAGAAGGGCAGGACCAGGGCCACGATGAAGAAGGGCAACCAGCAGAGGATGAAGGTGCCCATGATGATGCCCAGCGTCTTCACCGTCTTCCTCTCGCGGGCCAGGGCCATCTTACGCTTGGCCTCGGCGTTGCGCTCATTTTTCTTCTCGAAGGAGGCGGGGACGCAGGGGACAGCACCGGCCTCGCTGGGCAGCGGCAGGTGCTCTTTGGAGTTGCCCACCCGGTGCACTTCGATCACTTCCAGGGCGGCTCCTTCGTCGCCCTGCCTCACGGCTCCATTGGCGCACGGAGCCCCTGTTGCCTTGTTCTCCATGCCCTGCCTCCAGTCTTTGCTACCCGGCTCACCATTTACGCTCTTTCTTGGCTGCGGGGCTGGCGACGCCCCAAGGCGGTTGTTGGctaccttcttctcctccttcttgacTGTCTTGCGGATGCGGAATCGCGCGGCTCGGAAGATGCGCCCGTAGAGAACCAGCATGAGCAGCAGCGGGATGTAGAAAGCGCCAAAGGTGGAGTAAATAGTGTAGCCATGGTCCTTGCTGATGGTGCACGCGTCGGGGTCCGAGCGGTCTTCCGGGGTACGCCAGCCCAGCATGGGCGGGATGGAGATGAGGAAGCCAATGAGCCAGGTTAGCGAGATGAGTGCAGCTGCGCGCCGGGGCGTCCTCTTGTTCACGTAGTCGATGGGGTCTGTGATGGCCCAGTACCTGTCCAGCGCGATAGCGCACAGGTGCAGGATGGACGAGGTGCAGCACAGCACGTCGAGGGCGATGAACAGGTCACAGGTGACCTGTCCCAGAGTCCACTTGTTGAGCACCTGGTACAACGCGGCCATGGGCAGCACCAGCACCGACACCATGAGGTCTGTGACGGCCAACGAGCCTATAAGATAGTTCGCCACGTTCTGCAGGGAGCGCTCCAAGGCTATGGCGGCCACCACGCACGCATTGCCCAGCACCGCGCAGAAGATGAGCGTGCCCAGCAGCAGAGAGGTGATCACTTGGTAGCTGAAGGTCACGTCGGAGATGCCAGTAGCGTTGGCGCGTGTCCCGAAGGGACCCTGGGACGACGTAGTGTTGTTGCCCTGTAAGGGGCTGAGCACATCCATGCCTGCGCGCccggcaggggaggggaggggagaaagagctGCGCCAGGATACCCCTCGCCCCTCCCCCTGGGGTCTTCCGCCCCTCTTTCCTGGGGAATTTCAACGGGGGAGGGGATGCAGGGACTCAAGCAGGAAGTTCTTACTGCTCAGGCGAAGGCATCTCCGAGGAACAGCTAGCTTCTAGGCGCTCCCTGGGCTCTCGTAGTCCAGCGCGCTCAGAGACTCCAGCTGGGAAACGAATTGGCTGGAGAAGAGCTCCGGGATCTCCGGGCGGCGGAAAGGTGGCTGGAACGTTTGTCTCTcgctgtccattttattttgcCACTGCCTAACTGGCTGCCAGGCCCGGAGTCTCCCCACCAGAAAAGAATCTCCAATCTTAGAAGTATCTGGAATAGAGAAACACCGTCCTCCACAGTCACTCTGTAACCCTCCTCTCcttgcttctctccctccctctctcccactccctcctctACTCTCTTCTCATTCCCTTAagccccctctctctttccctttctcccacTAGTTTTCCCCTTCagtctccctctcccttctcacTTCCCTTTATCTCCCCGGTGTTGCTCCGACAGCCAGTCTACCTCTCTCCTACGCtaaccctcccccctcccctcccgacACTTCCCCAACCCTGAGTGCCTCTTTCCCCTGGTTCCCCGCCCTCCTCTCCCTCTAGCTCAGCCTCTTTGCGTTCAAATCCCTTTTTGTCGATCGAGACTCAGAACTAGCTTACACGCACCCGATCCGCCGGTCAGACTAACATTACAACAAATAA containing:
- the HTR1A gene encoding 5-hydroxytryptamine receptor 1A isoform X1, with amino-acid sequence MDVLSPLQGNNTTSSQGPFGTRANATGISDVTFSYQVITSLLLGTLIFCAVLGNACVVAAIALERSLQNVANYLIGSLAVTDLMVSVLVLPMAALYQVLNKWTLGQVTCDLFIALDVLCCTSSILHLCAIALDRYWAITDPIDYVNKRTPRRAAALISLTWLIGFLISIPPMLGWRTPEDRSDPDACTISKDHGYTIYSTFGAFYIPLLLMLVLYGRIFRAARFRIRKTVKKEEKKVANNRLGASPAPQPRKSVNGEPGSKDWRQGMENKATGAPCANGAVRQGDEGAALEVIEVHRVGNSKEHLPLPSEAGAVPCVPASFEKKNERNAEAKRKMALARERKTVKTLGIIMGTFILCWLPFFIVALVLPFCESSCHMPTLLGAIINWLGYSNSLLNPVIYAYFNKDFQNAFKKIIKCKFCRR
- the HTR1A gene encoding 5-hydroxytryptamine receptor 1A isoform X2, whose amino-acid sequence is MVSVLVLPMAALYQVLNKWTLGQVTCDLFIALDVLCCTSSILHLCAIALDRYWAITDPIDYVNKRTPRRAAALISLTWLIGFLISIPPMLGWRTPEDRSDPDACTISKDHGYTIYSTFGAFYIPLLLMLVLYGRIFRAARFRIRKTVKKEEKKVANNRLGASPAPQPRKSVNGEPGSKDWRQGMENKATGAPCANGAVRQGDEGAALEVIEVHRVGNSKEHLPLPSEAGAVPCVPASFEKKNERNAEAKRKMALARERKTVKTLGIIMGTFILCWLPFFIVALVLPFCESSCHMPTLLGAIINWLGYSNSLLNPVIYAYFNKDFQNAFKKIIKCKFCRR